The Marinobacter subterrani genome has a segment encoding these proteins:
- a CDS encoding DNA-binding protein, producing the protein MNCRTSPMVRSYFTAAELAGMPGMPGTRRGVAFRAQSEAWDARKRQRKGGGREYAFASLPQETQDALLARLVDSAEPDHPVQTTTATPAPARKPESYEQLNDTQLQVMGARVAFVREIERLCTLTTQQKAIQTLVAKAALGDLTPYLADRVVLANDRKTATRTLSERTLKRWLSDFREHGERGLAPKRRKADMTVPEWLPQFLKFYQRPQKPSVAAAYQMMVERTAGPHPSIDQVRRQLRKMSPEARERGRMGSRDLKAVQPFKRRTFDHLWPNDVWVGDGHTFKSEVINPITGQAFKPEITMVIDWGTKRIVGFAVNLAESILATLDALRDGVTRNGMFAVFYSDNGAGFDNDPVREVVDRLGGTFTNALPYNSQGRGVIERPHQSILIRYAKTLDSYIGPDMDKEAATRVHKLSRKAIKNGLKPLHIPSFQEFYDGLCDAIERYNHTPHSSLPKIRDLETGRMRHQSPMEALASAEAEGWEPVSAEADLVASLTRPQEVRKTHRGEVRINGGIYFLDMLRDFHGEEVKVAWDYRDETRVGVFTLEGELLGEAELNGNATQAMPQSMIQRAADKRAKGQLNRLGTKAKTITGQDVEIRVIEPLSANDDNEKLLEAGRAKARELAAPKAETFQIPEDPTQRYRLWLVLDKRQNAGETLSEAEHKWWESYPKTTGFRAIQRVMEMSASGNAPAGTRKAM; encoded by the coding sequence ATGAACTGCCGCACGTCTCCCATGGTCCGGTCTTATTTCACGGCGGCTGAGCTGGCGGGAATGCCGGGTATGCCGGGAACTCGACGCGGGGTGGCCTTCCGGGCTCAGTCAGAAGCCTGGGACGCCAGAAAGCGCCAGAGAAAAGGCGGTGGCCGAGAATACGCCTTCGCCAGTCTCCCCCAGGAAACCCAGGACGCCCTGCTGGCACGCCTGGTAGACAGCGCCGAACCTGACCATCCGGTACAGACCACCACCGCCACGCCGGCCCCGGCCCGTAAGCCGGAAAGCTACGAGCAACTGAACGACACCCAGCTGCAGGTGATGGGCGCCCGGGTGGCGTTCGTGCGAGAGATCGAGCGGCTTTGCACCCTGACCACCCAACAGAAGGCCATTCAAACGTTAGTCGCCAAGGCGGCCCTGGGTGATCTAACACCTTACCTGGCTGATCGGGTGGTGCTGGCGAACGATCGCAAGACCGCCACCCGCACCCTGTCTGAGCGCACCCTCAAGCGCTGGCTGTCCGACTTCCGCGAACACGGCGAGCGGGGGCTGGCCCCCAAGCGCCGCAAGGCTGACATGACCGTGCCTGAGTGGCTGCCCCAGTTCCTCAAGTTCTACCAGCGCCCCCAGAAGCCCAGCGTGGCAGCGGCCTACCAGATGATGGTGGAGCGCACGGCTGGCCCGCACCCGTCAATCGACCAGGTGCGCCGGCAACTGCGCAAGATGAGCCCGGAGGCCCGGGAGCGTGGCCGCATGGGGTCGCGCGACCTGAAGGCGGTGCAGCCGTTCAAGCGCCGGACCTTCGATCACCTGTGGCCCAACGATGTGTGGGTGGGTGACGGCCACACCTTCAAGAGTGAGGTGATCAACCCGATCACCGGCCAGGCCTTCAAACCCGAGATCACCATGGTGATCGACTGGGGCACTAAGCGCATCGTCGGCTTTGCCGTCAACCTGGCCGAGTCCATCCTGGCCACCCTGGATGCCCTTCGTGACGGTGTTACCCGCAATGGCATGTTCGCCGTGTTCTATTCCGACAATGGCGCCGGCTTTGACAACGATCCGGTGCGGGAAGTCGTCGACCGCCTGGGTGGCACCTTCACCAACGCGCTGCCCTACAACTCCCAAGGCAGGGGCGTGATTGAGCGGCCGCACCAATCCATCCTGATCCGTTACGCCAAAACCCTGGACAGTTACATCGGCCCGGACATGGACAAAGAGGCGGCCACCCGGGTGCATAAGCTCTCGCGCAAGGCCATCAAAAACGGCCTGAAGCCGCTGCACATCCCCAGCTTTCAGGAGTTTTACGACGGCCTGTGCGACGCCATCGAGCGCTACAACCACACGCCGCACTCGTCGCTGCCCAAGATCCGCGATCTGGAGACCGGCCGAATGCGCCACCAGAGCCCCATGGAAGCCCTGGCCAGCGCTGAGGCCGAAGGCTGGGAACCGGTGAGCGCCGAGGCCGACCTGGTGGCCTCACTCACCCGGCCGCAGGAAGTGCGCAAGACCCACCGGGGCGAGGTGCGCATCAACGGTGGCATTTACTTCCTGGACATGCTGCGGGACTTCCACGGCGAGGAGGTCAAGGTGGCCTGGGATTACCGCGACGAGACCCGTGTGGGCGTGTTCACCCTGGAGGGCGAGCTTCTGGGTGAGGCCGAGCTGAACGGCAACGCCACCCAGGCCATGCCGCAAAGCATGATCCAGCGCGCCGCCGACAAGCGCGCGAAAGGCCAGCTCAACCGCCTGGGTACCAAGGCCAAAACCATAACCGGCCAGGACGTTGAGATCCGCGTGATCGAGCCCCTGTCCGCCAACGACGACAACGAAAAGTTGCTGGAGGCCGGCCGCGCCAAGGCCCGCGAACTGGCGGCACCGAAGGCCGAAACCTTCCAGATACCCGAAGACCCCACCCAGCGGTACCGCCTATGGCTGGTCCTGGACAAGCGCCAGAACGCCGGCGAGACGCTGAGCGAAGCCGAACACAAGTGGTGGGAGAGTTACCCGAAAACAACCGGATTCCGCGCCATCCAGCGCGTGATGGAAATGAGTGCCAGCGGGAATGCGCCCGCCGGCACTCGGAAGGCCATGTAA
- a CDS encoding AAA family ATPase, with translation MSVNTIVPLTNVGLLAHAVESAANRPPELPGLVVMYGPSGYGKSLAAAYAANLHRAYYVECRESWTKKAFLVAILREMGIIPMKTLSEMVDQVAEQLSRSARPLIVDDVQYVIDKAAANVLTDIYNASQGTLILIGEERVPTSMARLERLHNRVLEWVPAQKASLDDVRELASRSYPDLKMDDDLLQTVNDRVRGCLRRVAVNLYRIHSEALANGWERVDLDTWGERTIHTGQPPARRG, from the coding sequence ATGAGCGTCAACACCATTGTACCACTGACCAACGTCGGCCTGCTCGCCCACGCCGTGGAGAGCGCGGCCAACCGGCCCCCCGAGCTGCCCGGTCTGGTGGTGATGTACGGCCCGAGCGGCTACGGCAAATCCCTGGCGGCCGCCTATGCCGCCAACCTGCACCGCGCCTACTACGTGGAGTGCCGGGAGAGCTGGACGAAAAAGGCCTTCCTGGTCGCCATCCTGCGGGAGATGGGAATCATCCCCATGAAAACCCTCAGCGAGATGGTGGACCAGGTGGCCGAGCAGCTCAGCCGTTCCGCCCGCCCGCTGATTGTCGACGACGTCCAGTACGTGATCGACAAGGCGGCGGCCAACGTGTTGACCGACATCTACAACGCCAGCCAGGGCACCCTGATCCTGATCGGCGAGGAGCGTGTGCCCACCTCCATGGCACGCCTGGAGCGCCTGCATAACCGGGTTCTGGAATGGGTGCCTGCCCAGAAGGCCAGCCTGGACGACGTGCGCGAGCTGGCCAGCCGCAGCTACCCGGATTTGAAAATGGACGATGACCTGCTGCAGACCGTGAACGATCGGGTGCGCGGCTGCCTGCGCCGGGTGGCCGTCAACCTGTACCGGATCCACAGCGAAGCACTGGCCAACGGCTGGGAGCGGGTGGACCTTGACACCTGGGGTGAACGCACCATCCACACCGGCCAGCCGCCGGCGCGGAGGGGTTGA
- a CDS encoding DUF3164 family protein, whose protein sequence is MSNANKSPNLEGYRTDARGRLIPEDQIKEVDKLRDELVYGLVDRAKALREELRDFKGDAFSEIHAFVETSAQEYGVQMGGRKGNVQLVSFDGRYKIQRAIQESISFDERLQAAKALIDQCLTEWTADARPEVAAIVQDAFRVDQAGNIRTGQVLGLRRLNISDARWLKAMDAISDAVQVTGSKSYIRLYERVGETDQYKAISLDIAGV, encoded by the coding sequence ATGAGCAATGCCAACAAGAGCCCGAACCTTGAGGGCTACCGCACCGACGCCCGGGGCCGCCTGATCCCGGAGGACCAAATCAAGGAAGTGGACAAGCTGCGGGACGAGCTGGTCTACGGCCTGGTGGATCGTGCCAAGGCCCTGCGGGAAGAGCTGCGGGACTTCAAAGGCGACGCCTTCAGCGAGATTCACGCCTTCGTGGAAACCTCTGCCCAGGAGTACGGCGTGCAGATGGGTGGGCGCAAGGGCAACGTCCAGCTGGTGAGCTTTGACGGCCGCTACAAGATCCAACGCGCCATTCAGGAAAGCATCAGCTTTGATGAGCGCCTGCAGGCGGCCAAGGCCCTGATTGACCAGTGCCTGACCGAATGGACTGCCGACGCCCGCCCTGAAGTAGCCGCCATCGTGCAGGACGCCTTCCGTGTGGACCAGGCCGGCAACATCCGCACCGGCCAGGTGCTGGGCCTGCGCCGCCTGAACATCTCCGACGCGCGCTGGCTCAAGGCTATGGACGCTATCAGCGACGCGGTGCAGGTCACCGGCTCCAAGAGCTACATCCGCCTGTATGAGCGCGTGGGCGAAACCGACCAGTACAAAGCCATCAGCCTAGATATCGCGGGAGTGTGA
- a CDS encoding gp16 family protein, with the protein MSINQRGLAQVHIAAKELGMDDDTYRALLARVAGVRSAKHLNARQLSQVLDEFRRLGWVPKPGKKAGRKKPRTPPSRKAVMDKVEALLAEAGRPWAYADGMAQRMFQVDRVDWLDDDQLFRLMQGLLVDARRHGRRING; encoded by the coding sequence ATGAGCATCAATCAACGCGGCCTGGCGCAGGTGCATATCGCGGCCAAAGAACTGGGCATGGACGACGACACCTATCGGGCGCTGCTGGCCCGGGTGGCTGGCGTTCGCAGCGCCAAGCATTTGAACGCGAGGCAGCTCAGCCAGGTGCTGGATGAATTCCGCCGCCTGGGCTGGGTGCCGAAGCCCGGCAAGAAAGCCGGCCGCAAGAAACCACGCACCCCGCCCAGCCGCAAGGCGGTGATGGATAAAGTGGAAGCGCTGCTGGCCGAGGCGGGCCGGCCCTGGGCCTACGCCGACGGCATGGCCCAGCGCATGTTCCAGGTGGATCGGGTGGACTGGCTGGACGATGACCAGCTATTCCGCCTGATGCAGGGACTACTGGTAGACGCACGGCGACACGGGAGAAGAATCAATGGGTAA
- a CDS encoding Mor transcription activator family protein gives MGNHDHEQTLALFEDELDDSMLEYMDDPEILAKWPQGLTDMLSILEAAFVRDGAVVADARRLAFRAVRALAGFAGGRSLYVPKGEQLETALRDREIWERHNGTNVSELAKAYHLTEVQIYSILARQRKMIRARLQPGLFGD, from the coding sequence ATGGGTAATCACGACCATGAGCAAACCCTGGCCCTATTCGAGGACGAGCTGGACGATTCTATGCTGGAATACATGGACGATCCGGAGATCCTGGCCAAGTGGCCCCAGGGGCTGACCGACATGCTGAGCATTCTGGAGGCCGCGTTCGTTCGGGATGGCGCCGTGGTGGCGGATGCCCGACGGCTGGCCTTCCGGGCCGTGCGTGCGCTGGCCGGTTTCGCCGGCGGCCGCAGCCTGTATGTGCCCAAGGGCGAGCAGCTGGAGACGGCCTTGAGGGACCGGGAGATCTGGGAGCGCCACAACGGCACCAACGTCAGCGAGCTGGCCAAGGCCTACCACTTGACCGAGGTGCAGATTTATTCGATTCTGGCACGCCAGCGCAAGATGATCCGCGCCCGCCTGCAACCGGGGCTGTTCGGCGACTAG
- a CDS encoding D-Ala-D-Ala carboxypeptidase family metallohydrolase: MSQISKNFQRAEFACKCGCGFDTVDAVLLRVVQDVRKHFNAPITITSGCRCESHNANVGGSPNSQHLRGRAADIQVEGVDPPLVSQWLEKTYPDLSIGRYDTFTHIDTRTNGPARWRG; the protein is encoded by the coding sequence ATGAGCCAGATCAGCAAGAACTTCCAGCGCGCCGAGTTTGCCTGCAAATGCGGGTGTGGTTTTGACACCGTAGACGCCGTGCTGCTGCGGGTTGTGCAGGACGTGCGCAAGCACTTCAACGCACCGATCACGATCACCAGTGGCTGTCGCTGTGAATCCCATAACGCCAATGTTGGCGGTAGCCCGAACAGCCAGCACCTGCGCGGCCGTGCCGCTGACATCCAGGTGGAAGGCGTGGATCCGCCACTGGTCAGCCAGTGGCTGGAGAAAACCTACCCCGATCTCAGCATCGGCCGCTATGACACCTTCACCCACATCGACACCCGCACCAACGGCCCCGCCCGTTGGCGCGGATAG